Proteins encoded within one genomic window of Candidatus Scalindua japonica:
- the queD gene encoding 6-carboxytetrahydropterin synthase QueD, with translation MTLILSEVELIVKQIVFSADKKCTGFLNMYELVVEKTFAGAHNLRAYDGECERLHGHNWRVEVTLKAEKLNELGMVMDFKDIKKRLEEILSRFDHSYLNELSEFKEENPTTENVSKVIYDNLSEQLPPEIFVAKVKTWESEKCAAAYYI, from the coding sequence TTGACTTTAATTTTAAGCGAAGTAGAATTAATAGTTAAACAAATAGTATTTTCTGCCGATAAGAAGTGTACTGGTTTTCTAAATATGTATGAATTAGTTGTCGAAAAAACATTTGCCGGAGCTCACAATTTACGTGCTTATGATGGAGAGTGTGAAAGATTACACGGACATAACTGGAGGGTAGAAGTTACACTAAAGGCAGAAAAACTCAATGAATTGGGGATGGTCATGGACTTCAAGGATATTAAAAAGAGACTTGAAGAAATTCTTTCACGCTTTGATCACTCTTATTTAAATGAGTTGAGTGAGTTTAAAGAGGAGAATCCAACAACAGAAAATGTTTCAAAGGTAATATATGACAACTTGAGCGAGCAGTTACCTCCCGAAATATTTGTAGCCAAAGTTAAGACATGGGAGTCTGAAAAATGCGCTGCCGCATATTATATATAA
- a CDS encoding UvrB/UvrC motif-containing protein has product MKCESCNKKLATVHLTEIIEDEKKERHFCEDCAQNVTNHFPKAPSPSDILTSLINQVSPEIREMSKTTCPVCGLSYLEFRSQGRLGCPMDYNVFKKGLLPLIERMHGSSQHVGKVPANAGTEIVKKNELIQLRKELNDAVERENYEKAAELRDRIYELSGNVEDGD; this is encoded by the coding sequence ATGAAATGCGAGTCATGTAATAAAAAATTGGCAACAGTACATCTCACAGAAATCATAGAGGATGAAAAGAAAGAGAGACATTTCTGTGAGGACTGTGCGCAAAATGTTACAAATCATTTTCCGAAAGCACCATCCCCATCTGATATTTTAACAAGCCTTATTAACCAGGTATCACCCGAAATAAGGGAAATGTCAAAAACAACCTGCCCTGTATGCGGACTCTCTTATCTGGAATTTAGATCTCAAGGCCGTCTTGGTTGCCCCATGGACTATAATGTATTTAAGAAGGGGCTGTTACCTCTAATTGAAAGGATGCATGGCAGTTCTCAGCACGTGGGTAAAGTGCCTGCAAATGCGGGTACGGAGATTGTTAAGAAAAACGAACTAATCCAATTACGTAAAGAATTAAACGATGCAGTGGAAAGAGAAAATTACGAAAAGGCGGCAGAATTAAGAGATAGAATTTATGAACTTTCAGGGAATGTTGAAGATGGAGATTAA
- a CDS encoding DUF547 domain-containing protein, with protein MFIITQHATSAERDNTLWNSYQEILNSAITVNTFSSIYGDFSHTSVDYDKIKNDSALQEKIVLQLKKLKTVTSPKWTKDKLAFWINAYNFFTIVDVVNNYPITGMKEIGWKNRHHEVDGVFYSLDDIEHNVIRPLSDPRIHFAINCASVGCPSLNAEVFNSNQIDMQLDIVVKNALKNPLHLRKVKDKLNTTPLFKWFSKDFETGGYEGVADFVNTFAPKRLKRVHHMEKKITYDWNLNTEQNVQKKMKELGTKFSELQLDSK; from the coding sequence ATGTTCATTATTACCCAGCATGCAACATCTGCTGAAAGAGACAATACATTATGGAATAGTTATCAGGAAATATTAAATAGCGCCATTACAGTAAATACGTTTTCTTCTATCTATGGAGATTTCAGTCATACATCGGTCGACTATGATAAAATAAAGAATGACTCTGCTCTCCAGGAAAAAATTGTACTCCAACTGAAGAAATTAAAAACAGTTACGTCGCCGAAATGGACAAAAGATAAGCTTGCATTCTGGATCAACGCATACAACTTTTTTACAATAGTTGATGTCGTCAATAATTATCCGATAACTGGTATGAAAGAGATCGGCTGGAAGAACAGACATCACGAGGTCGACGGCGTGTTTTATAGCCTTGATGACATTGAACATAATGTTATCCGCCCACTCTCCGATCCGCGAATACATTTTGCAATCAACTGCGCTTCGGTCGGATGCCCCAGTTTGAACGCTGAAGTTTTTAATAGTAATCAAATAGACATGCAATTAGACATAGTAGTGAAAAATGCGCTGAAAAACCCACTGCATCTGAGAAAGGTTAAGGACAAGCTGAACACAACACCGCTTTTTAAATGGTTCAGCAAAGATTTTGAAACCGGAGGATATGAAGGAGTTGCAGACTTTGTCAACACATTTGCTCCGAAAAGGTTAAAGCGTGTACATCATATGGAGAAGAAGATAACGTATGACTGGAATCTGAATACAGAACAAAACGTACAGAAAAAAATGAAGGAACTTGGCACAAAATTCTCCGAATTACAACTTGATAGTAAATAG
- the hxlA gene encoding 3-hexulose-6-phosphate synthase has product MNINLDTPILQIALDFINLRRAINVAREAVGSGVDWIEAGTPLIKSEGLDSIRALRKEFPSTTIVADMKTMDAGRLEMETAAKAGADIAVVMGCATDATIKECINTGKNYGIKVEVDLIGVTDSVSRSIDVEKWGADIIGVHTAIDEQMHGNLPFEKLKEICSKASIPVAVAGGINSETVVDAVNAGAKIIVVGGSICKAPNIKIATEKIKNAISTREKVAEVLYKRTSSDDIREILERVSTANISDGRHRLKGIAGMNCIGSETKMVGRAVTVRTYPGDWAKPVEAIDIAEEGDIIVVDAGGVGPAVWGELATLSAKQKGLAGAVINGAVRDSGEVRELQFPVFAKLVMPNAGEPKGFGEIGVPINISGITINNGDWVVGDSDGLIVLPKREAKEMANYAMDWLERENRLREEISQGKTSLAEVTELLKWTKK; this is encoded by the coding sequence GTGAATATTAATTTAGACACTCCTATCCTCCAAATAGCTTTAGATTTTATAAACTTAAGACGCGCAATCAATGTGGCCAGGGAAGCGGTTGGCTCTGGAGTCGACTGGATTGAGGCAGGCACTCCCCTGATTAAAAGTGAAGGGTTGGATTCTATAAGGGCGTTGCGGAAAGAATTTCCTTCGACGACGATAGTAGCTGATATGAAAACAATGGATGCGGGTCGCCTGGAAATGGAAACGGCTGCAAAGGCGGGAGCAGACATCGCCGTAGTAATGGGATGCGCCACAGACGCTACAATAAAAGAGTGTATAAATACGGGTAAAAATTACGGGATAAAAGTTGAAGTTGACCTCATTGGGGTTACTGACTCTGTTTCCCGATCAATAGATGTTGAAAAATGGGGTGCGGATATTATAGGTGTTCACACCGCAATCGATGAACAGATGCATGGGAACCTTCCTTTCGAAAAGTTGAAAGAAATTTGTTCTAAGGCCAGTATCCCAGTTGCTGTTGCAGGAGGAATTAATTCTGAAACAGTTGTTGATGCGGTAAATGCGGGTGCAAAAATAATAGTGGTAGGCGGTTCAATTTGCAAGGCGCCTAACATAAAGATTGCTACAGAAAAAATAAAAAATGCTATATCAACCCGTGAGAAAGTTGCGGAGGTTCTCTATAAAAGAACTTCAAGTGATGATATCCGTGAAATATTAGAGAGGGTTTCTACCGCAAATATATCAGACGGCAGACATCGTCTGAAGGGAATCGCCGGGATGAACTGTATAGGTTCAGAAACAAAAATGGTCGGGCGGGCTGTAACTGTTCGAACATATCCTGGTGACTGGGCAAAGCCGGTTGAGGCGATAGACATTGCGGAAGAAGGAGATATTATCGTTGTTGATGCTGGAGGTGTGGGCCCTGCTGTTTGGGGAGAGCTTGCAACACTTAGCGCAAAACAGAAGGGACTTGCGGGGGCAGTCATAAACGGAGCAGTACGTGACAGTGGCGAAGTCAGGGAATTACAATTTCCCGTATTTGCAAAACTGGTTATGCCGAACGCAGGAGAGCCTAAAGGCTTTGGTGAAATAGGTGTTCCTATAAATATTTCAGGCATTACAATAAATAATGGTGACTGGGTCGTAGGTGATAGTGATGGCCTGATCGTTTTACCAAAGCGTGAAGCAAAAGAGATGGCTAACTACGCAATGGATTGGCTGGAAAGAGAAAACAGATTACGCGAAGAAATTTCTCAAGGGAAGACTTCTCTTGCAGAGGTCACAGAACTACTTAAATGGACAAAAAAATAA
- a CDS encoding DUF2786 domain-containing protein: MNNIDNTLKTAWIRQLKADWKNANYHYFKDSMQLPNLELSFSEDVLGTWKGGFHRRLSISTFLINNHKWEYVQEVLYHEMAHQYVEEVLGIRDSLPHGEAFKRVCRNNNIDPSATGDIKSWVENRNNTSSVSKENHKILDKVHKLLALAQSPNEHEAQNAMTKAHEFLLKHNISLLDVQTEWNYIFKQIGEVGRRNPIKSIISSIISKFFFVEAIWTFGYDQHKDRSGRVLEIYGTPENVEMAEYVYNYLQNISEFLWTEHKRREKIGGNRHRRTFIYGLLDGFYNKLDGQVIKNQSKELVWTGDPRLKEFYHRRNPRTAHSSSRFSKSCNDTYNSGMDQGKNLVIHKGVQGDSKGRGRLLN; this comes from the coding sequence ATGAATAACATAGACAACACATTAAAAACGGCCTGGATCAGACAATTGAAGGCAGATTGGAAAAATGCTAATTACCATTATTTTAAAGACTCCATGCAACTTCCAAACCTTGAACTCTCTTTTTCAGAGGATGTTTTAGGTACGTGGAAAGGCGGCTTTCACCGTCGTCTATCGATCAGCACTTTTCTCATAAATAACCATAAATGGGAATATGTCCAGGAGGTCCTTTATCATGAAATGGCGCATCAATATGTAGAAGAAGTTCTGGGTATTCGGGACAGCCTGCCCCATGGAGAGGCGTTCAAACGGGTGTGCCGGAATAATAACATTGATCCTTCGGCCACAGGTGATATTAAGTCCTGGGTAGAAAATCGCAATAATACCTCCTCTGTAAGTAAGGAAAACCACAAGATACTGGACAAAGTCCACAAGCTGTTGGCGCTGGCACAGAGCCCCAACGAGCATGAGGCCCAGAATGCCATGACCAAGGCTCATGAGTTTTTATTAAAACACAACATTTCATTATTAGATGTGCAAACTGAATGGAACTACATCTTTAAACAGATAGGAGAGGTGGGAAGGCGTAATCCCATCAAGTCCATTATCAGCTCTATAATCTCTAAATTTTTTTTTGTGGAGGCGATCTGGACATTCGGATATGACCAACACAAAGACCGTAGTGGTCGGGTCCTGGAAATTTACGGAACCCCTGAAAATGTTGAAATGGCAGAGTATGTATATAACTACCTTCAAAATATCTCGGAGTTTTTATGGACAGAGCATAAACGACGAGAAAAAATTGGAGGGAACAGACATCGAAGAACATTTATTTACGGTCTTCTGGACGGTTTTTATAATAAGTTGGACGGTCAGGTTATTAAGAACCAATCCAAAGAACTTGTCTGGACAGGAGACCCGAGGCTCAAGGAGTTTTACCACCGGAGAAACCCCAGGACCGCACACTCCTCATCCCGGTTTTCCAAGAGTTGCAACGATACTTATAATTCCGGAATGGACCAGGGAAAAAACCTCGTCATTCATAAAGGCGTACAGGGAGATAGTAAAGGTAGAGGCCGGTTACTAAATTAG
- a CDS encoding protein arginine kinase has translation MEIKDLYDNTGEWLRGTGKESDIVISSRIRLARNIAGYPFLSRANLKQRQEIEALLRRTIIERDIAQDVSYVNLNQATAVDKLLLVERHLISKEHAEGEGERGVAFGKSETVSLMINEEDHLRIQVIRSGFELKNTWDTIDEIDNILGESLNFAFSSKFGFLTACPTNVGTGMRVSVMLHLPALGMTKHIEKVFNAVGKLGLVVRGLYGEGTKVSGDLYQISNQFALGKSEKEILSIIESVIPRITSYERMARKALVLESKDQLEDRIWRSYGMLKAARMITSEEILQLLSQVRMGVNIGMIDDIEMQTLNELFVLTLPAHLQKLQGCELDSAQRNVIRASYVRKRLEGL, from the coding sequence ATGGAGATTAAAGATCTTTATGACAATACCGGTGAGTGGCTAAGGGGAACCGGCAAGGAATCTGACATTGTAATCAGCAGCAGGATCCGTCTGGCGAGAAATATTGCAGGATATCCTTTTCTGTCCCGTGCAAATTTGAAACAAAGACAAGAGATAGAAGCTTTGCTGAGAAGAACGATAATTGAACGCGATATAGCGCAGGATGTCTCATATGTAAATTTGAACCAGGCAACTGCGGTCGATAAGTTATTATTGGTAGAGAGACACTTGATCAGCAAAGAGCATGCCGAAGGGGAGGGAGAAAGAGGTGTTGCGTTTGGAAAATCGGAAACGGTCAGCTTAATGATTAATGAAGAAGACCACCTCAGGATCCAGGTAATCCGTTCAGGTTTCGAGCTGAAAAACACATGGGACACAATTGATGAAATTGACAATATTCTGGGGGAAAGTTTGAATTTCGCATTTTCATCAAAATTTGGGTTCCTGACTGCATGTCCGACAAATGTTGGTACTGGTATGCGGGTTTCTGTCATGTTACACCTCCCTGCGCTTGGCATGACAAAACATATTGAAAAGGTTTTTAATGCGGTTGGCAAACTTGGTTTAGTAGTAAGAGGTTTATATGGAGAGGGTACTAAGGTTTCCGGTGATTTATACCAGATTTCAAACCAGTTTGCCCTTGGGAAATCAGAGAAGGAAATATTATCAATAATTGAAAGTGTGATACCGCGAATTACAAGTTATGAAAGAATGGCCAGAAAGGCTTTGGTTTTAGAAAGTAAAGACCAGTTAGAAGATAGAATCTGGCGGTCATATGGTATGCTGAAGGCAGCTCGAATGATTACGTCTGAAGAGATACTACAATTACTCTCACAGGTCCGTATGGGTGTCAATATCGGTATGATCGATGATATTGAAATGCAAACGCTCAACGAACTCTTTGTCCTGACTCTTCCGGCACATTTACAAAAACTGCAGGGCTGTGAGCTGGATTCCGCACAAAGAAATGTTATCAGGGCCTCTTACGTAAGGAAGAGGCTTGAAGGTTTATAA
- a CDS encoding 4Fe-4S binding protein: MAGSAVVGGMAETLGDEYRRKTPHGPTAKRLENVGQIILFAAIIFTLIVYLNKSGMWSSFPLLSYTMTGVYKFVIDVIFAGILGLGVYFFLGGRIWCRYGCPLAALMHIYTRFTRYRILSEKKDCISCEICTRVCHMGIDVMSFANRGIPMNDVQCVRCSACVTECPMDVLSFAKLKHGDSHNRSREQIPYYGKDDWRAGIK; encoded by the coding sequence GTGGCTGGATCTGCAGTTGTGGGGGGCATGGCAGAAACACTGGGAGATGAATACAGGCGTAAAACACCACATGGCCCAACGGCGAAAAGGCTTGAAAATGTTGGACAGATCATCCTTTTTGCTGCTATCATTTTTACCCTAATTGTCTATCTGAATAAATCAGGCATGTGGAGTTCATTTCCTCTTTTAAGCTATACAATGACGGGTGTATACAAATTTGTAATAGACGTAATATTTGCAGGCATTCTCGGCCTTGGTGTCTACTTCTTTCTTGGTGGGCGAATTTGGTGCAGATATGGATGCCCGCTCGCGGCGCTAATGCACATATACACAAGATTTACCAGATACCGAATCCTGTCAGAAAAGAAGGATTGTATCTCATGCGAAATTTGTACAAGGGTGTGTCATATGGGTATAGATGTAATGAGTTTTGCAAACAGGGGTATTCCAATGAACGATGTACAGTGTGTAAGATGTTCGGCCTGTGTAACAGAGTGTCCTATGGACGTACTCTCCTTCGCAAAATTAAAACATGGAGATAGTCACAATCGTAGTCGAGAGCAAATTCCTTATTATGGAAAAGATGACTGGCGTGCGGGAATAAAGTAA
- the dnaJ gene encoding molecular chaperone DnaJ, producing the protein MKAKERDYYEVLGVSNNATNDELKKAYRKLAIKYHPDKNPGDKESERKFKEAANAYEVLSNPEKRRMYDLRGQAGLDDMGFHGFESSSDIFSSFGDIFGDIFGKRFHRGKTGPQQGQDLRYEMKISFTDAALGGEKQLRLTKSEACDACKGTGDRNGASTVCPQCNGTGQISRQQQPGGGGFFSISSPCPNCNGSGRKVSSPCNTCNGKGRVQKPRSLSVKIPPGIEDSSTLRLSGQGEAGTRGGRAGDLYIHVKIASHPYFEREGLNIRYNAHVPFTKAALGGEIEVPTLSGKATLKIPKCTQSNQMLRMTGQGVKTKSGEKGSQLVRIIIEMPKKLSERQEELLRELETLEHN; encoded by the coding sequence ATGAAGGCGAAAGAACGTGACTACTATGAGGTATTAGGGGTAAGTAATAATGCAACCAATGACGAGTTGAAAAAAGCATACAGGAAGCTCGCCATCAAATACCATCCGGATAAAAATCCGGGAGACAAAGAATCTGAACGAAAATTCAAGGAAGCCGCAAATGCATATGAGGTGTTGAGTAACCCTGAAAAGAGAAGGATGTATGACTTGAGGGGACAAGCGGGACTTGATGATATGGGCTTTCATGGTTTTGAAAGCAGTTCCGACATATTCAGTAGCTTTGGAGATATTTTCGGAGATATATTCGGCAAGCGATTTCATCGTGGAAAAACCGGACCCCAGCAGGGACAAGATCTCAGATACGAAATGAAAATTTCTTTTACCGATGCGGCGTTAGGAGGCGAGAAACAGCTCAGGCTTACAAAGAGTGAAGCTTGTGATGCCTGCAAAGGAACGGGCGACAGAAATGGAGCGTCAACAGTATGTCCTCAATGTAATGGCACCGGACAGATAAGCAGACAGCAACAACCTGGTGGTGGTGGTTTTTTTTCTATTAGTAGCCCTTGCCCTAATTGTAACGGTTCCGGCAGGAAGGTTAGTAGTCCATGCAATACTTGTAATGGTAAAGGAAGGGTGCAAAAACCCAGATCTTTGTCAGTTAAAATACCGCCCGGCATTGAGGACAGTTCCACATTAAGGCTTTCCGGTCAGGGAGAAGCTGGTACCAGGGGTGGAAGAGCGGGAGACCTGTATATACATGTTAAAATCGCTTCACACCCATATTTTGAGAGAGAGGGACTGAATATTCGATACAACGCGCATGTACCATTCACCAAAGCGGCATTGGGAGGAGAAATAGAGGTCCCAACCTTAAGCGGGAAAGCAACATTAAAGATCCCTAAATGCACACAATCCAATCAAATGTTAAGGATGACAGGACAGGGGGTCAAGACGAAAAGTGGGGAAAAGGGTAGCCAGTTAGTAAGGATAATAATAGAAATGCCAAAGAAACTGTCTGAACGCCAGGAAGAGCTTCTCAGGGAGTTGGAAACACTTGAGCATAATTAA